One Massilia sp. 9096 genomic window carries:
- the mutL gene encoding DNA mismatch repair endonuclease MutL has product MNAQVPTRRPIQQLPDQLISQIAAGEVVERPAAVIKELLENALDAGATQVTIRLEEGGVKRIAITDNGKGIPPDELPLALARHATSKIASLTDLENVNTLGFRGEALASIASVAAVTITSRTADAAHAWEIVGSHQGTVSPSSGAHGTTIDVQDLYFNTPARRKFLKSEQTEYGHCAEVVRRIALARPDVSFSLSHNGRTVDHWNTSEAAKRSAQILGNDFAEARLPLDESAGPLRLHGYVGLPTASKARADGQFFYVNGRFVRDKLLVHAVKAAYEDVLHGDRFPAYVLALELDPAMVDVNVHPSKIEVRFRDSRAVHQFVFHAVSRALAQTSATAHGSAPAPVSAAEIVPSAPSSTSGASWGGGFGRDSGMGGGGGFGSAAPRRPHEQTSFGSALSGHGGASSTSFSPSPFPAGSRWDAPNGGGVAQRTDSYGALFGGAKPAGAEASGESPARVAESSFSMPLPPTTQPSSDDDFPLGFALAQLHGIYILAQNRKGLVLVDMHAAHERILYEQIKNALDAQAVEGGEQMQVQQLLIPVTFYADAVEVGTVQEHQDTLKTLGFDIAALSPTTIAVRAIPALLKNADAQTLARDVLRDVREFGGSRVLIERRNELLGTLACHTAVRANRILAAPEMNALLRQMEATERADQCNHGRPTWVQLEISALDKLFLRGQ; this is encoded by the coding sequence ATGAACGCACAGGTCCCCACCCGCCGCCCCATCCAGCAACTCCCCGACCAGCTCATCTCCCAGATCGCCGCCGGCGAGGTGGTCGAGCGGCCGGCGGCCGTGATCAAGGAATTGCTGGAAAACGCGCTCGACGCCGGCGCCACCCAGGTCACGATCCGGCTCGAAGAAGGCGGCGTCAAGCGCATCGCCATCACCGACAACGGCAAGGGCATTCCGCCCGATGAGCTGCCGCTGGCGCTGGCGCGCCACGCGACCTCCAAGATCGCCTCGCTGACCGACCTCGAGAACGTCAACACGCTCGGTTTTCGCGGCGAGGCGCTGGCCTCGATCGCCTCGGTGGCGGCGGTGACGATCACCTCGCGCACGGCCGACGCGGCGCATGCCTGGGAGATCGTCGGGTCGCACCAGGGCACGGTGTCGCCGTCCTCGGGCGCGCACGGCACCACGATCGACGTGCAGGACCTGTATTTCAATACGCCGGCGCGGCGCAAGTTCCTGAAGTCCGAGCAGACCGAATACGGTCACTGCGCCGAGGTCGTGCGCCGCATCGCGCTGGCGCGCCCCGACGTCTCGTTCAGCCTGTCGCACAACGGCCGCACGGTCGACCACTGGAACACCAGCGAGGCGGCCAAGCGCAGCGCCCAGATCCTCGGCAACGACTTCGCCGAGGCGCGCCTGCCGCTCGACGAATCCGCCGGCCCGCTGCGCCTGCACGGCTACGTCGGCCTGCCGACCGCATCGAAAGCGCGCGCCGACGGCCAGTTCTTTTATGTGAACGGCCGCTTCGTGCGCGACAAGCTGCTGGTCCACGCCGTGAAAGCCGCCTACGAGGACGTGCTGCACGGCGACCGCTTCCCGGCCTACGTGCTGGCGCTCGAGCTCGACCCGGCCATGGTCGACGTCAACGTGCACCCGTCCAAGATCGAGGTGCGCTTCCGCGACAGCCGCGCGGTGCACCAGTTCGTGTTCCACGCGGTCTCGCGCGCGCTCGCGCAAACGTCCGCGACCGCGCACGGCAGCGCGCCGGCGCCGGTCAGCGCGGCCGAAATCGTACCATCCGCGCCGTCGTCGACCTCGGGCGCCTCCTGGGGCGGCGGCTTCGGGCGCGACAGCGGCATGGGCGGTGGAGGCGGTTTCGGCAGCGCCGCGCCGCGCCGTCCGCACGAGCAGACTTCGTTCGGCTCGGCGCTGTCGGGCCATGGCGGAGCGTCGTCGACCAGCTTTTCGCCCTCGCCCTTCCCGGCCGGCAGCCGCTGGGATGCGCCCAACGGCGGCGGCGTGGCGCAGCGCACCGACAGCTACGGCGCGCTATTCGGCGGCGCCAAGCCTGCCGGCGCGGAGGCGTCGGGCGAGTCGCCCGCGCGCGTGGCCGAATCGTCGTTCTCGATGCCGCTGCCGCCCACCACGCAGCCTTCCTCCGACGACGACTTCCCGCTCGGCTTCGCGCTGGCCCAGCTGCACGGCATCTACATCCTGGCGCAGAACCGCAAGGGCCTGGTGCTGGTCGACATGCACGCGGCGCACGAGCGCATCCTGTACGAGCAGATCAAGAATGCGCTCGACGCCCAGGCCGTCGAGGGCGGCGAGCAGATGCAGGTGCAGCAGCTGCTGATCCCGGTGACGTTCTACGCCGACGCGGTCGAAGTCGGCACCGTGCAGGAGCACCAGGACACGCTCAAGACGCTCGGCTTCGACATCGCCGCGTTGTCGCCGACGACGATCGCCGTGCGCGCGATTCCCGCGCTGTTGAAAAACGCCGATGCCCAGACGCTGGCGCGCGACGTGCTGCGCGACGTGCGCGAATTCGGTGGCTCGCGCGTGCTGATCGAGCGCCGCAACGAACTGCTCGGCACCCTCGCCTGCCACACGGCCGTGCGCGCCAACCGCATCCTCGCCGCGCCCGAAATGAACGCCCTGCTGCGCCAGATGGAAGCCACCGAACGCGCCGACCAGTGCAATCACGGGCGGCCGACCTGGGTGCAGCTCGAAATCTCCGCCTTGGATAAACTTTTCCTGCGCGGACAGTAA
- the miaA gene encoding tRNA (adenosine(37)-N6)-dimethylallyltransferase MiaA, whose protein sequence is MNSQHKPMAVAIMGPTASGKTAAALAIAQAMPVEIISVDSALVYREMDIGTAKPTAEELAAVPHHLIDIIDPLDAYSVMQFREDAIRLVAEIAARGKLALLVGGTMMYFKGLVDGLDDLPTADAGVRAAIEEEAARIGWPGMHAKLRTLDPATADRLAPNDAQRINRALEIIALSGKPMSELLAKRDKPVLPFELVSFALEPSDRAVLHARIAQRFDAMLGQSDEIGIVAEVARLRARGDLSPNLPSMRCVGYRQSWEYLDGAIDRKALRETGIAATRQLAKRQLTWLRSMPERIVIDCLGQDPAGQMLAHLQSLQALDKPIHCG, encoded by the coding sequence ATGAATTCGCAACACAAACCGATGGCCGTGGCCATCATGGGCCCGACCGCGTCCGGCAAGACCGCCGCCGCCCTGGCGATCGCCCAGGCGATGCCGGTCGAGATCATCTCGGTCGACTCGGCCCTGGTCTACCGCGAGATGGACATCGGCACCGCCAAGCCGACCGCCGAAGAGCTGGCGGCCGTGCCGCACCACCTGATCGACATCATCGACCCGCTCGACGCGTATTCGGTGATGCAGTTCCGCGAGGACGCGATCCGACTGGTCGCCGAGATCGCGGCGCGCGGCAAGCTGGCGCTGCTGGTCGGCGGCACGATGATGTATTTCAAGGGGCTGGTCGACGGCCTGGACGATTTGCCGACCGCGGATGCGGGCGTGCGCGCCGCGATCGAAGAAGAAGCCGCACGCATCGGCTGGCCCGGCATGCACGCCAAGCTGCGCACGCTCGACCCCGCCACAGCCGACCGGCTGGCGCCGAACGACGCCCAGCGCATCAACCGCGCGCTGGAAATCATCGCGCTGTCGGGCAAGCCGATGTCGGAGCTGCTGGCCAAGCGCGACAAACCCGTGCTGCCGTTCGAACTGGTCTCGTTCGCATTGGAACCGTCGGATCGCGCCGTGCTGCATGCGCGCATCGCCCAGCGTTTCGATGCGATGCTGGGCCAGAGCGACGAGATCGGCATCGTCGCCGAGGTCGCGCGCCTGCGCGCACGTGGAGACCTGTCGCCGAATTTGCCGTCGATGCGCTGCGTCGGCTACCGCCAGTCGTGGGAATACCTGGATGGCGCGATCGACCGCAAGGCGCTGCGCGAGACCGGCATCGCGGCGACGCGCCAGCTGGCCAAGCGCCAGCTGACCTGGCTGCGTTCGATGCCGGAGCGCATCGTCATCGATTGCCTGGGACAGGACCCGGCCGGGCAGATGCTGGCGCACTTGCAGAGTTTGCAAGCACTGGACAAACCGATCCACTGCGGGTAG
- a CDS encoding SDR family NAD(P)-dependent oxidoreductase, with product MKRNTELTWHLAAPGAFKGKKAAIVGGTGGIGRALSRQLAVFGAQVVVVGQTFRDEGLAGVEFVKADLSLMREARRIAPYLQAESLDFLIFTNGIIAAPQREETDEGIERDMAISYLSRLVILDAIAPVLGARRGKAAAKPRVFVMGYPGTNAIGAIDDLNAERAYKAMSVHMNTVAGNEALVLDFARRYPGLGFFGLNPGLVKTNIRDNLFGKGSLKSAVAETLIGLFTPTAETYARRILPLLSSPDIERHSGAMFDRKGHAIMPSEALTRDYIARFMRGSEALIARAGAVPASARDRGG from the coding sequence ATGAAACGCAATACAGAGTTGACTTGGCATCTGGCCGCGCCGGGCGCATTCAAGGGAAAAAAGGCCGCAATCGTCGGCGGAACGGGCGGTATCGGCCGCGCACTGAGCCGCCAGCTGGCTGTGTTTGGCGCCCAGGTCGTGGTGGTGGGGCAGACTTTTCGGGACGAAGGGCTCGCCGGTGTCGAATTCGTAAAAGCCGACCTCAGCCTGATGCGCGAAGCCCGGCGCATCGCTCCTTACCTGCAGGCAGAATCGCTCGACTTTCTGATCTTCACGAACGGCATCATCGCGGCTCCACAACGCGAGGAAACCGACGAGGGCATCGAGCGCGACATGGCGATCAGCTACCTGAGCCGCCTGGTCATCCTCGACGCGATCGCGCCGGTCTTGGGGGCGCGGCGCGGTAAGGCAGCCGCGAAGCCGCGCGTCTTCGTCATGGGCTACCCCGGCACCAACGCGATCGGCGCCATCGACGACCTGAATGCGGAACGCGCTTACAAGGCGATGTCGGTGCATATGAATACGGTGGCCGGCAACGAGGCGCTGGTGCTCGACTTCGCGCGGCGTTACCCGGGGCTCGGGTTTTTCGGGCTCAATCCCGGACTGGTCAAGACGAATATCCGGGACAACCTGTTCGGCAAGGGCAGCCTGAAGTCGGCCGTCGCCGAAACGCTGATCGGCCTGTTCACGCCGACCGCAGAGACCTACGCCCGCCGCATCCTGCCCTTGCTGTCCAGCCCGGATATCGAAAGGCACAGCGGTGCGATGTTCGATCGCAAGGGACATGCGATCATGCCATCCGAGGCGCTGACGCGCGATTACATCGCCCGCTTCATGCGCGGCTCCGAGGCGTTGATCGCGCGCGCCGGCGCCGTGCCGGCATCGGCCCGAGATCGGGGAGGCTAA